In one Mucilaginibacter sp. PAMB04168 genomic region, the following are encoded:
- a CDS encoding Trm112 family protein, producing the protein MQLKTIEKLCCPFDKQDLKLQVLAKGLNENIVEGILSCLHCQRRYPIVYGVPIMAPDEYRQIQLEQPVIERWKLEYGINDIKLLPNGA; encoded by the coding sequence ATGCAACTGAAAACCATAGAAAAGCTTTGCTGCCCTTTCGATAAGCAGGATTTGAAATTACAGGTATTGGCTAAAGGCCTCAACGAAAACATTGTGGAAGGCATATTGAGCTGCTTGCACTGCCAACGCCGATACCCGATCGTATACGGCGTGCCCATTATGGCACCGGATGAATACCGGCAGATTCAACTCGAACAACCAGTAATAGAACGCTGGAAATTAGAGTATGGCATAAATGATATCAAACTATTGCCTAACGGAGCCTGA
- a CDS encoding thiamine phosphate synthase, which yields MMKKKFKITGGVYLVLDPAMPESLLLQKLEAALHGGLSALQIWNNWTEGTDKFKLIEAIAALCSPYDVPLFINEDWQLLMTTSFIDGVHFDTIPANYNSIIASVGRPFMAGITCSGDLDTVRWANEQQLDYVSFCAMFPSPSAGTCDIVMPATVRHARSITTIPIFVSGGITPSNLVTLKKETPFDGVAVISGILSADEPQQQVQTYKDALGINNQ from the coding sequence ATGATGAAGAAAAAGTTTAAGATTACCGGTGGCGTATACCTGGTACTGGACCCGGCTATGCCTGAAAGCCTATTGCTACAGAAGTTGGAAGCTGCGCTACACGGCGGCTTAAGTGCCCTGCAAATATGGAATAACTGGACCGAAGGGACTGACAAGTTTAAGTTGATAGAAGCTATTGCAGCGCTTTGCAGTCCCTACGATGTACCGTTGTTTATTAATGAAGACTGGCAACTACTGATGACGACTTCCTTTATTGATGGTGTCCATTTCGATACGATACCTGCGAATTACAATTCGATCATAGCATCTGTCGGGCGACCATTCATGGCTGGTATCACCTGTTCTGGTGATCTGGACACCGTAAGATGGGCAAACGAACAACAACTGGATTATGTTTCGTTCTGCGCCATGTTCCCTTCGCCATCGGCAGGCACCTGTGATATTGTAATGCCAGCTACCGTTAGGCACGCACGCTCTATTACCACCATACCTATTTTTGTTTCGGGCGGAATAACACCATCCAATCTGGTAACATTAAAGAAAGAAACGCCTTTTGATGGGGTAGCCGTTATATCGGGAATTTTGAGCGCTGATGAACCTCAACAGCAAGTACAAACCTATAAAGATGCCCTGGGCATTAACAACCAATAA
- a CDS encoding anhydro-N-acetylmuramic acid kinase, with translation MNPNIGNLYRIANQPIRTIIGLMSGTSFDGLDVALCEFTGTGTNTSVKVKNFITKEYSAEFKEEIKSIFAKKEVDLKKTTVLNAFIGCYYAELIQECLTEWEISNKEVDLIASHGQTIFHAPKHLHPHDGYGNATLQIGDADHLAVKSGIITLSDFRQKHIAAGGEGAPLAVYGDYLIFSDAVENRIMLNVGGIANFTYLPAGKADQFFSTDVGPGNTLMDQYVQANYPGLYYDKDSELALQGKVNQVLLHALLDHSFFVAPFPKTTGPELFNLAYLDNAMHKSGQVNLSSNDILATLACFSANAIIDAIETTIATTGSFEIYVSGGGMYNPLLISYIEKHFSKKIKSTTYLGINPDAKEAVLFALLANEAVAGNAESLKSTVGIPQVFMGKISFPQ, from the coding sequence ATGAATCCTAACATAGGAAATCTCTACAGAATTGCAAATCAACCTATACGCACTATTATCGGTTTGATGTCGGGAACATCATTTGACGGATTGGATGTTGCTTTATGCGAATTTACAGGTACCGGAACTAATACTTCTGTCAAAGTAAAAAACTTTATTACCAAAGAATATAGTGCTGAGTTTAAGGAGGAAATCAAATCTATTTTTGCCAAAAAAGAGGTTGATTTGAAAAAGACCACTGTACTTAATGCTTTTATCGGATGTTATTATGCCGAGCTTATTCAAGAGTGTCTTACTGAATGGGAAATCAGCAATAAAGAGGTTGATCTGATTGCCAGCCACGGGCAAACCATCTTTCATGCGCCCAAACACCTTCATCCTCATGATGGTTACGGTAATGCTACTTTGCAAATTGGCGACGCCGACCACCTGGCGGTAAAAAGTGGCATTATAACCTTAAGTGATTTTCGCCAGAAACATATTGCAGCCGGCGGTGAAGGTGCACCGCTAGCAGTTTACGGAGATTACCTCATTTTTTCGGATGCTGTTGAAAATCGCATTATGCTTAACGTGGGTGGTATAGCCAATTTTACCTATTTACCAGCAGGCAAGGCCGACCAGTTTTTTTCAACCGATGTTGGACCTGGCAATACCCTGATGGACCAGTATGTGCAAGCAAACTATCCTGGGTTATACTACGATAAGGATTCAGAACTGGCTTTACAGGGCAAAGTAAATCAGGTGTTGCTGCATGCGTTACTGGATCACTCTTTTTTTGTTGCACCATTTCCTAAAACCACCGGCCCCGAGTTGTTTAACTTAGCGTATCTTGATAATGCCATGCATAAGTCCGGCCAGGTCAATCTTTCATCAAATGACATTTTAGCAACGCTGGCATGTTTTTCTGCAAACGCAATAATTGATGCCATCGAAACGACAATAGCAACAACCGGTAGCTTTGAAATTTATGTAAGCGGAGGCGGAATGTACAACCCGCTTTTGATCTCTTATATTGAAAAGCATTTTTCTAAGAAAATCAAATCAACAACGTATCTTGGTATAAACCCGGATGCAAAGGAAGCTGTACTCTTTGCCTTGTTGGCTAACGAAGCTGTTGCAGGTAATGCTGAAAGTTTAAAAAGCACGGTTGGTATCCCTCAAGTATTTATGGGAAAAATAAGCTTTCCTCAATAA
- a CDS encoding AIR synthase family protein encodes MSLSGKISGGGFEQIILPHCGHLRSEVISGPAFGVDVSLIHMGAGLGLALTSDPLSLIPSLGLQESAWLSVHLMANDMATTGFAPMYAQMVLNLPPYLTEQDFTTYWNFIHEYCKRIGVAITGGHTGSIEGQNSTIAGGGTMLLTAPADQVLLSSKAKAGDVIIVTKECAVSSSALLAMCFPETVKSKLGKEAHDQGCEMFYQTSSLPDALVAAGTEYHYQDVTAMHDVTEGGVLGAIYEMAIASGNGVTVHDELLPVGQTQKQICDLFNIDVRYCIGAGSMIIATKNGHAENVLKRLAQHHIKATIVGEFTSKEHGCKLVKNGIEEEMHYNSTDPYWNAFFSAYKNGWK; translated from the coding sequence ATGTCTTTATCCGGAAAAATATCAGGTGGCGGTTTTGAGCAGATCATACTGCCGCACTGCGGACACTTACGAAGTGAAGTAATCAGCGGGCCAGCTTTTGGCGTAGATGTATCGCTCATTCATATGGGTGCCGGGTTAGGCTTAGCGCTCACCAGTGATCCCCTATCGCTTATACCATCCCTGGGTTTGCAAGAATCTGCCTGGCTATCGGTACACCTGATGGCAAATGACATGGCTACCACCGGTTTTGCACCCATGTATGCACAAATGGTACTAAACCTTCCGCCGTATTTAACTGAACAGGATTTTACTACCTATTGGAATTTCATACATGAGTATTGTAAACGTATCGGTGTTGCCATTACCGGCGGCCATACAGGCAGCATTGAAGGGCAAAACTCTACTATTGCGGGTGGTGGCACCATGCTGCTAACAGCGCCCGCAGACCAGGTTTTGCTCAGCAGCAAAGCCAAAGCAGGCGATGTAATCATTGTGACTAAAGAATGCGCCGTTTCCTCATCTGCACTCTTGGCTATGTGTTTTCCCGAGACGGTAAAAAGCAAACTGGGCAAGGAAGCTCATGACCAAGGCTGCGAGATGTTCTACCAAACCTCTTCCCTGCCTGATGCCCTGGTTGCTGCGGGTACCGAGTACCACTACCAGGACGTGACTGCCATGCACGACGTGACAGAAGGTGGTGTTTTGGGCGCGATATACGAAATGGCCATAGCATCAGGCAATGGCGTTACTGTACATGATGAACTGCTGCCGGTTGGTCAAACTCAAAAACAAATTTGTGACCTGTTTAATATAGATGTTCGTTATTGCATAGGTGCCGGATCCATGATCATAGCTACCAAGAACGGTCATGCCGAAAATGTATTGAAACGCTTGGCCCAGCATCATATCAAGGCAACTATAGTTGGTGAGTTTACGTCCAAAGAGCATGGCTGCAAATTGGTGAAGAACGGTATAGAAGAGGAAATGCATTACAATAGCACAGACCCCTATTGGAATGCTTTCTTTTCAGCCTATAAAAACGGATGGAAATGA
- a CDS encoding DEAD/DEAH box helicase — MAWLDKLKLKKGLVQSLNEAGFVAPKEIQQKTLARINGGQDLIAVGPKGCGKTTTYILATLNKFNYTPDGVPKVLILVPDKEKVEKVIAKIGQLNKNKTLSIVPLFAAPGMEAQMNALADGADIVVATPDRARAIYLKLGLDVNKIELLVIDDAELMVKQGLQLPVTELADSIPKCQHLVFTEVLHERLNKMITPFMRQPATVEVEEIGEPQYDMHSQLLYLLPNFGTKVNLLNLFMQDEDLFTKVVLFVNTRPTAEKLYKSLRDRRCTAALLNPWFFEMDGFTSLHEFKNAATRVLIVVNDGEQELDLKEIPFLIHFELPTEKETYIGRMIKDSPDDENETMAITFATDIELSLVKKVEQATGQKIPFGELPENLIVEKERTLADVAEKKAAKAKADDDAPGAAFHEKKASNAKTYNYRAGVKAKMNKDKKH; from the coding sequence ATGGCGTGGTTAGATAAATTGAAGCTAAAAAAAGGGTTAGTACAATCTTTAAATGAAGCAGGTTTCGTAGCTCCTAAAGAGATTCAGCAAAAAACATTGGCGCGTATTAACGGCGGTCAGGACCTAATAGCAGTTGGCCCCAAAGGTTGCGGCAAAACCACTACCTATATATTAGCCACGCTCAATAAGTTTAACTATACGCCCGATGGTGTACCGAAAGTTTTGATACTGGTACCCGATAAAGAAAAGGTGGAAAAGGTTATAGCTAAAATCGGTCAGCTCAACAAAAATAAAACGCTTTCTATAGTTCCTCTATTTGCTGCCCCAGGCATGGAAGCCCAAATGAATGCCTTAGCCGATGGTGCCGATATTGTGGTGGCAACACCCGACAGAGCGCGTGCCATTTACCTTAAATTAGGTTTGGATGTCAATAAGATAGAACTGCTGGTTATTGATGATGCGGAACTGATGGTTAAACAAGGTTTGCAATTACCCGTTACCGAACTGGCTGATAGCATCCCTAAATGCCAGCACCTCGTTTTTACCGAAGTACTACATGAGCGCTTAAACAAAATGATAACGCCTTTCATGAGGCAACCGGCCACTGTTGAGGTTGAAGAAATAGGAGAGCCGCAGTATGATATGCATTCGCAGCTATTATACCTGCTGCCTAACTTTGGCACGAAAGTGAATCTGTTGAACCTGTTTATGCAGGATGAAGACCTGTTCACCAAAGTGGTACTGTTTGTAAACACCCGCCCAACGGCCGAGAAACTTTACAAGAGCTTGCGCGACCGGAGATGCACAGCGGCTTTATTAAACCCGTGGTTTTTTGAGATGGATGGCTTTACATCGCTGCATGAGTTTAAAAATGCCGCTACCCGCGTGCTGATTGTGGTTAACGATGGAGAACAGGAACTGGACCTGAAGGAGATCCCGTTCCTGATTCATTTTGAACTGCCGACTGAAAAAGAAACCTATATCGGCCGGATGATCAAAGATTCGCCAGATGATGAAAATGAAACCATGGCTATCACATTCGCCACGGATATTGAACTAAGCTTAGTCAAAAAAGTTGAACAAGCCACTGGCCAAAAAATTCCCTTCGGAGAATTACCAGAAAATTTGATTGTTGAAAAGGAACGCACATTGGCTGATGTTGCCGAAAAGAAAGCTGCCAAAGCAAAAGCAGATGATGATGCTCCCGGAGCCGCATTTCACGAAAAGAAAGCCAGCAATGCTAAAACCTACAATTACAGAGCTGGTGTAAAAGCGAAGATGAATAAAGATAAAAAGCATTAA
- a CDS encoding SusC/RagA family TonB-linked outer membrane protein — protein sequence MKQILLCLKTARVLSAVLVMLCLGQIALAQNRQIIKGVVRDARDKEPIIGAVIRLSGTNLGTASDVNGAYTLNASVANGNYAVVVSFTGYRPVTRQVTLNQNPVTIDIELSEDALNLNEVVVTGTGAATSKKQLGNAISTVSSRDLENSTATSIDQALAGKVAGAQISQNSGNPAGGISVRLRGNSTIAGSSDPLYIIDGVIVNNSSSELIDLGGYSQNRLVDINPADIDRIEIIKGAAGAAIYGSRASNGVVQIFTKRGKSGAPVVNISTQFRSNSLRKKLKYNQYPFRFANTTATDLTQVPVERYDLQDRIFRNAYGNETNVSVSGGTDNTQYYMSGSYLGNQGIIDNSNFQRGTARLRLDQRFNNWIKVSLGLNYSLSGSKEIPNGGINEAYGALTGFIFGNNFVNPDPNPVTGIYPTLAPAGLLRTNPLEAINRFDFSQKTSRLIGDLQVNMTPVKNLSINYTLGYDNSTQLATGFIPIGNTSPSFSTGFARRADRIALLLNNDLNVSYKGKLGDFEFTTAAGATAQTERVSTAGITGTQLSPGSRVASSGTNLIVTDIRSTLNILGFYAQETIGFKSKLFLTGAIRNDVASSFGKDNRWQYYPKVSGAYLLSEEDFWKNSSIGSVVSTFKLRASYGQSGNLTAINAYDRLTNYNAALLAGLPGVSAPSQLGNATVKPERQIEKEIGLDASLFNNRLGFEFSYYDKSVKDLLLLVNLRPSTGYLSQYQNIGNMTNKGLELLVRGIPIQHEKFKWNTSVIFSKNKNKVFDIPGGLLTFPGGFGQVAAVEGYPLGAFYATAFARNADGSLLLTPAGLPQRETTGRNAAGQPTGTIVNRVIGDPNPQWTGSFINEFNVGKDFSFRMQWDASYGGEVFNFTKRVGDRDLYGGLAGYEPELRGEVPKGTSAALFPIMENWIEDGSYLKLREISASYNLRFRFLKKRILRVTLSGRNLLSIDKYSGWDPETNAAGQSGAVRGFDFVEVPIPRTIALGFNYSF from the coding sequence ATGAAACAAATCTTACTATGTTTAAAAACAGCGAGAGTCCTATCGGCTGTGCTTGTTATGCTCTGTTTGGGGCAAATTGCTTTGGCGCAAAATAGGCAAATTATAAAAGGCGTTGTTAGAGATGCCCGGGATAAAGAACCTATTATAGGCGCGGTAATCAGGCTGAGCGGAACTAATCTGGGAACCGCAAGCGATGTTAATGGCGCATACACCTTAAATGCAAGTGTGGCTAATGGCAATTATGCTGTGGTCGTTTCATTTACGGGTTACCGGCCGGTTACAAGGCAAGTCACCCTCAACCAAAACCCGGTTACGATTGATATTGAGCTTTCTGAGGATGCATTAAATTTAAATGAAGTAGTAGTGACCGGTACCGGAGCCGCTACCAGCAAAAAGCAATTGGGTAATGCGATCTCCACCGTATCATCAAGAGATCTGGAAAATAGCACGGCTACTTCCATAGACCAGGCTTTGGCGGGTAAGGTTGCCGGCGCGCAAATATCACAAAACTCCGGCAACCCGGCTGGTGGCATAAGTGTGCGGCTAAGAGGAAATAGTACTATTGCAGGTTCAAGCGACCCTTTATATATAATTGATGGTGTGATCGTAAACAACAGTTCAAGCGAATTGATAGATTTGGGCGGCTACTCGCAAAATAGGCTGGTAGATATTAATCCTGCCGATATTGACCGCATTGAGATCATCAAAGGTGCTGCGGGTGCAGCTATTTACGGTTCAAGGGCAAGCAATGGTGTTGTGCAAATCTTCACAAAAAGAGGAAAATCAGGCGCACCGGTAGTGAATATTTCTACGCAGTTCCGGTCTAACTCGTTGCGTAAAAAACTGAAATATAATCAATATCCTTTCCGGTTTGCAAATACGACGGCTACCGATCTAACGCAGGTTCCTGTTGAACGTTACGACCTGCAAGACCGCATATTCCGCAACGCTTACGGTAACGAAACCAACGTGTCGGTTTCGGGCGGTACCGATAATACGCAGTATTACATGAGTGGAAGCTATTTAGGTAATCAAGGCATTATCGACAATTCAAATTTTCAAAGAGGTACAGCCCGTTTAAGGCTTGATCAAAGGTTTAACAACTGGATTAAAGTATCCCTTGGCCTGAATTATAGTTTAAGTGGCAGCAAGGAAATACCTAACGGTGGTATTAATGAGGCATATGGCGCGTTAACAGGCTTTATTTTTGGTAATAATTTTGTAAATCCAGATCCTAACCCGGTTACCGGAATTTATCCAACACTGGCACCAGCCGGTTTGTTGCGTACCAATCCGCTTGAAGCGATTAACAGGTTTGATTTTAGTCAAAAAACCAGCAGGCTCATAGGCGATTTACAAGTGAATATGACGCCGGTAAAAAACCTGTCTATCAATTACACATTAGGTTACGACAACTCCACCCAACTGGCTACCGGTTTTATTCCTATTGGTAACACATCACCCTCGTTCAGCACAGGTTTTGCACGCAGGGCAGATCGAATTGCTTTATTATTGAATAACGACCTTAATGTAAGTTATAAAGGCAAACTCGGCGACTTTGAGTTTACAACAGCGGCGGGTGCCACAGCTCAAACCGAGCGCGTAAGCACTGCCGGTATTACAGGCACGCAATTAAGCCCCGGAAGTCGGGTAGCATCCAGTGGAACAAATCTGATTGTAACCGACATCCGGTCAACATTAAACATATTAGGTTTTTATGCACAGGAAACCATTGGTTTTAAAAGCAAATTGTTTTTAACAGGCGCCATACGTAATGATGTGGCCTCCTCTTTTGGTAAGGACAACCGGTGGCAATATTACCCTAAGGTAAGTGGAGCTTATCTGTTGTCAGAAGAAGATTTTTGGAAGAACTCTTCAATCGGTTCGGTAGTATCAACCTTTAAATTAAGAGCTTCCTATGGGCAATCAGGTAATTTAACAGCCATCAATGCCTATGATCGTTTAACCAACTATAATGCTGCTTTATTAGCAGGCCTTCCTGGCGTATCTGCGCCGTCCCAGTTAGGTAATGCTACTGTTAAGCCGGAACGCCAGATTGAAAAGGAGATAGGTCTTGATGCAAGTTTATTTAATAATCGTTTAGGTTTTGAGTTCTCTTACTATGACAAATCGGTTAAAGATTTATTGCTGCTGGTAAATTTACGGCCATCAACCGGTTACCTTTCGCAATATCAAAATATAGGCAATATGACCAATAAAGGCCTGGAGTTGTTAGTACGTGGAATTCCTATTCAACACGAAAAGTTCAAATGGAACACTTCTGTGATCTTCTCTAAGAACAAAAATAAGGTGTTTGATATTCCGGGAGGTTTGTTAACCTTCCCTGGTGGTTTTGGTCAGGTTGCTGCGGTCGAAGGTTATCCGCTAGGGGCTTTTTATGCAACAGCTTTTGCTCGCAATGCCGACGGATCGTTATTGTTAACGCCTGCAGGTCTGCCTCAGCGCGAAACTACAGGCCGTAATGCTGCCGGTCAGCCAACGGGAACTATTGTAAACCGGGTAATTGGCGACCCTAACCCGCAATGGACCGGCTCTTTTATTAACGAATTCAACGTTGGCAAAGACTTTTCGTTTCGTATGCAGTGGGACGCTTCTTATGGGGGTGAGGTGTTCAATTTCACTAAACGTGTAGGCGACCGTGATTTATATGGTGGCTTGGCAGGTTACGAGCCAGAGCTGAGAGGTGAAGTGCCCAAAGGAACTTCAGCAGCGTTATTTCCCATCATGGAAAACTGGATTGAAGACGGTTCGTATTTAAAACTCCGCGAAATATCAGCTTCTTACAACCTGCGGTTCAGATTCCTGAAAAAAAGGATTTTAAGGGTTACGTTATCCGGTCGGAATCTTTTGTCTATTGACAAATATAGTGGCTGGGATCCTGAAACTAATGCCGCAGGCCAAAGCGGAGCCGTACGCGGCTTCGATTTTGTGGAAGTGCCAATCCCGAGAACTATTGCTTTAGGGTTCAACTACAGTTTTTAA
- a CDS encoding class I SAM-dependent methyltransferase: MELEKNNSFGLMTQSLTNWQGRKEWFFNREHTDTYEQWYEGRYKRAEVWQKKVMAQLLGKDPRVKELLEFGCGTTRFTRWWHEIGIEATGGDISPFMLGQAVHLFEGDLVNADSHFMPFKDNTFDAVAFITTFEYYRDPVQVIREAARVGRQGIAFGMMNRNSPKVLRRRIQQLFGKNPFYVTATFYTPAMLIEKISEALKGRQYSLEWTCTGLPEWFPVQQWSVPVGDFFGLYVKFLD, translated from the coding sequence ATGGAACTGGAGAAAAACAACAGCTTTGGCCTGATGACCCAAAGCCTCACAAACTGGCAGGGGCGCAAAGAGTGGTTTTTTAACCGCGAGCACACCGACACTTATGAACAATGGTACGAAGGCCGCTACAAAAGAGCCGAAGTATGGCAAAAGAAGGTGATGGCCCAATTGCTGGGTAAGGACCCGCGCGTAAAAGAGCTGCTTGAGTTTGGCTGCGGTACCACTCGATTTACTCGCTGGTGGCACGAAATAGGCATTGAAGCCACCGGTGGCGATATTTCCCCCTTCATGTTAGGCCAGGCTGTGCACCTTTTTGAAGGTGATCTGGTTAATGCCGATTCGCACTTTATGCCATTTAAAGATAACACCTTCGATGCTGTAGCCTTCATCACCACCTTTGAGTACTACCGAGACCCGGTACAGGTTATACGTGAGGCCGCACGCGTAGGCAGGCAAGGCATTGCATTTGGTATGATGAATCGCAATTCGCCCAAGGTATTGCGCAGGCGTATTCAACAGCTGTTTGGCAAAAATCCCTTTTATGTTACTGCTACATTTTATACACCTGCTATGCTGATTGAAAAGATCAGTGAGGCATTGAAAGGCCGACAGTACAGTTTGGAGTGGACTTGTACTGGCTTACCAGAGTGGTTCCCGGTGCAGCAATGGAGTGTGCCCGTGGGTGACTTTTTTGGCCTGTATGTTAAATTTTTGGATTAA
- a CDS encoding serine hydrolase yields MRNLLSLTILLTAFAGLTATAQTQAVKRRINLVERSLVGPVRSKDTLGWTIWQRMAHYNVKGVSIAVINNYKLEWAKGYGLADAAAKSPVTTQTLFQAGSISKSINAIGILKLVQTGSVDLNTDINKYLISWKFPYDSLSQGHSITLANLLSHTAGLNVPGFVGYSENDAIPSILQVIRGVKPANSAAIHSIFAPGKRHEYSGGGTTISQLIVEDVTHQTYDRYMQNEVLKRLNMVNSTFAVPNKKGTHVVATGYYDNGKQIEGKFHLYPEKAAAGLWTTPTDLAKYIIAIQEAYKGKPGTYLNSHFAKIMLTPYIDQRAALGVFIDNFDGEEYFEHDGLTYGFYSQYFGSLTNGNGVVVMTNSVNTMLIPEIINSVAKVYGFKGLYRSKTEKNIALDDVTLQSYCGNYTLAPGAVLTIFTENKQLYVRLTGQEKIALFPETASKFIMKVVDAQLEFVKDKSGNVTKVILYQNGSANEAPKTNKTIKNCNRTNIINLNRCYHCFHTTNTVK; encoded by the coding sequence ATGAGGAACCTTTTATCACTAACTATACTTTTAACGGCATTTGCAGGCTTAACCGCCACTGCTCAAACGCAGGCAGTTAAGCGGCGAATAAATTTAGTTGAAAGAAGCTTAGTTGGCCCTGTCAGATCAAAAGACACTCTGGGGTGGACGATCTGGCAACGGATGGCGCATTATAACGTTAAGGGAGTGAGCATTGCAGTAATTAATAATTATAAACTCGAATGGGCAAAAGGCTATGGCTTAGCCGATGCCGCTGCAAAATCACCGGTGACCACCCAGACGCTCTTTCAAGCGGGCTCAATTAGCAAGTCTATAAATGCCATTGGCATTCTAAAGCTGGTTCAAACGGGAAGTGTTGACCTAAACACCGATATCAATAAATATCTAATCTCATGGAAATTCCCGTATGATTCACTGTCGCAAGGGCATAGTATAACGCTCGCTAATTTGTTAAGTCATACGGCGGGGCTGAACGTCCCAGGATTTGTCGGCTACAGCGAAAATGACGCCATTCCATCTATTTTGCAAGTAATTCGAGGCGTAAAACCCGCAAATTCAGCAGCTATACATTCGATTTTTGCGCCTGGCAAAAGGCACGAATATTCTGGTGGAGGAACCACTATCTCACAATTGATAGTTGAAGATGTTACTCACCAGACCTATGATCGATATATGCAAAACGAGGTGTTAAAGCGTTTAAATATGGTAAACAGTACGTTTGCTGTCCCAAATAAAAAAGGAACTCATGTTGTCGCTACGGGTTATTATGATAACGGGAAGCAGATCGAAGGCAAATTTCATCTTTATCCTGAAAAAGCTGCGGCTGGATTGTGGACAACGCCAACGGATTTGGCAAAATACATTATAGCGATTCAAGAAGCTTATAAAGGCAAACCGGGTACTTATTTAAATTCACACTTTGCTAAAATAATGTTAACGCCTTACATAGATCAAAGGGCGGCATTGGGCGTTTTTATTGATAATTTCGACGGCGAAGAGTACTTTGAACACGATGGGTTAACCTATGGTTTTTATAGTCAGTACTTTGGAAGCTTGACCAATGGTAATGGCGTAGTGGTAATGACTAATTCGGTTAATACAATGTTGATTCCCGAAATTATTAACAGCGTAGCCAAGGTTTATGGCTTTAAAGGATTGTACCGCTCCAAGACAGAAAAAAATATAGCATTAGATGATGTCACGCTACAGAGTTATTGTGGCAATTACACCCTTGCCCCGGGGGCGGTTTTGACCATTTTTACAGAAAACAAACAGTTATACGTTCGCTTAACCGGCCAGGAAAAAATAGCACTGTTTCCAGAAACTGCAAGTAAGTTTATCATGAAGGTAGTAGATGCCCAATTAGAATTTGTTAAAGACAAAAGTGGTAATGTGACGAAAGTTATACTTTACCAAAACGGCAGTGCTAATGAGGCGCCCAAGACTAATAAAACTATAAAGAATTGCAACAGAACCAACATTATCAATCTTAACCGTTGCTATCATTGTTTCCATACGACGAATACTGTGAAATAA